A part of Aegilops tauschii subsp. strangulata cultivar AL8/78 chromosome 2, Aet v6.0, whole genome shotgun sequence genomic DNA contains:
- the LOC109769301 gene encoding disease resistance protein RPM1-like isoform X1, whose amino-acid sequence MAEGVILLAVTKIGTALGNEVINKAGPLFRNFKAQVGELQGGMSRISCELRLMHEFLCTMDIRNRKDQVYGIWMEEVQKVAHRIEDIVDEYLFLVGQRHDIGWRFYLMKGFKQPEALLSLNRIVSLIKEAEASLLHLFQAKDRWVPMANNGPADNSGYIVERSQHLASTSHSISDEDLVGVEKNKKDLLEWLTVTDNEMEGSTVVLYGMGGLGKTALAANVYKQQRENYDCHAWVSVSQTYSPIDLLWKLFKELHRDGETAPTEINTMDLIYIKGKLSKFLEQKKYLIVLDDVWKQEAFNDLLGGLAPNTKGSRIVITTRNDDIAKLASEGRALKSECLPYDESRLLFCKKAFRMDDCPAELEVHTKEIVDKCNGLPLAIVSVGSLLFVREKNPTEWKRIHDQLGWELAHNPGLDDVRNTLYLSFIYLPTYLKSCFLYCALFPEDCTFHRKVLIRLWIAEGFIEERGHSTLEEVAEGYLNELVHRNMLQPLECNSFGRIRSFKMHDIVRELAIDLSQKGSFGLAYEYGNHGILDTNTRRLVVSKCSTDILSHLQLPRLRSCIIFDKAMPSSRILDSVADKSKYIVVLELRGLSSIEQVPSAVGCLFNLRYFGLRDSKVKILPKSIEKLSNLLTLDIFNNMIQELPHGIVKLKNLRHLLVERIVDPSHRAFICRHGMRIQKGLSNLTNLQTLNTIEAREDSIKELGELKQLRSLRISNLKETHCALFCKSLLKMQLLNQLHITMSDKDGILQLNELKTPPLNLQKLILRGRLAEETFQSPLFQKGGKKLCGLYLVWSCLPEDPLPSISGLDNLTELHLTEAFVGKKLTFNKGWFPNLKSLKLRDLPSLNKLKIKKGAMASLHILQLVNLRKLKDVPAGLEFLTTLQSLSFLHITEEFLVLLNEYSGIKEIPVWYSIEDQPVTRKCKSLIN is encoded by the coding sequence ATGGCAGAGGGGGTGATTCTTTTAGCGGTGACGAAGATTGGCACTGCTCTGGGAAATGAAGTGATAAACAAAGCTGGTCCGCTGTTCAGAAACTTCAAAGCACAGGTAGGAGAACTCCAAGGTGGAATGAGCCGTATAAGTTGCGAGCTCAGGCTGATGCATGAGTTTCTTTGTACGATGGATATACGCAATCGGAAGGACCAAGTATATGGAATTTGGATGGAGGAAGTGCAGAAAGTAGCACACCGGATTGAGGACATAGTAGATGAGTATCTATTCCTGGTAGGGCAGAGACATGACATTGGATGGAGGTTTTATCTGATGAAAGGATTCAAGCAACCAGAAGCTTTGCTTTCTTTAAACCGGATAGTCTCTCTGATAAAGGAAGCAGAGGCCAGTCTTCTGCACCTCTTCCAAGCAAAAGACCGATGGGTTCCAATGGCAAACAACGGCCCTGCTGATAACTCTGGCTATATTGTTGAGAGGTCCCAACATCTTGCAAGCACTTCTCATTCTATTagtgatgaagatcttgtgggggttgagaaaaacaaaaaaGACCTACTGGAGTGGCTAACAGTAACAGATAATGAGATGGAAGGCTCTACAGTAGTACTGTATGGCATGGGAGGCCTTGGCAAAACTGCTCTAGCTGCAAATGTGTATAAACAGCAGAGAGAAAACTATGACTGTCATGCATGGGTATCTGTCTCACAAACATATTCGCCAATAGATCTCTTGTGGAAACTATTTAAGGAACTTCATCGTGATGGGGAAACTGCTCCGACCGAGATCAATACAATGGACTTGATCTATATAAAAGGTAAACTCAGCAAGTTTCTAGAGCAAAAGAAATACCTGATTGTGCTGGACGATGTCTGGAAACAGGAAGCATTCAATGATTTGCTAGGAGGACTTGCCCCAAATACTAAAGGAAGCAGAATAGTCATTACGACGCGCAATGACGATATAGCTAAGCTGGCGTCCGAAGGACGTGCACTAAAAAGTGAATGCTTGCCATATGATGAGTCAAGGTTACTCTTCTGTAAAAAAGCTTTTCGGATGGATGATTGCCCTGCCGAGCTGGAGGTCCACACAAAGGAGATAGTGGATAAATGTAATGGTTTGCCCCTTGCTATTGTCTCGGTTGGAAGTCTCTTGTTTGTGCGCGAGAAGAATCCAACAGAATGGAAACGAATCCATGACCAGCTAGGTTGGGAGCTAGCGCATAACCCAGGGCTTGATGATGTGAGGAATACTTTGtatttgagcttcatataccttCCTACATACCTGAAGAGTTGTTTTCTGTACTGTGCCTTGTTTCCAGAGGACTGCACTTTTCACAGGAAGGTGCTCATCAGACTATGGATTGCAGAGGGGTTCATTGAGGAAAGGGGTCATAGTACATTGGAAGAAGTTGCAGAAGGCTATTTGAACGAGCTTGTCCACAGAAATATGCTGCAGCCTCTGGAATGCAACTCATTTGGCAGAATAAGATCTTTCAAAATGCATGACATTGTTCGTGAGTTGGCAATTGATTTATCCCAGAAAGGAAGTTTTGGTCTTGCATATGAGTATGGGAATCATGGTATCCTGGACACAAACACTCGTCGCTTGGTTGTATCTAAATGCAGCACTGATATTTTGTCACATTTACAGCTACCTCGTCTTAGATCTTGCATCATATTTGATAAGGCCATGCCATCATCCAGAATACTTGATTCTGTAGCAGATAAGTCTAAGTACATTGTAGTCCTGGAACTACGTGGCTTGTCGTCCATTGAGCAAGTACCAAGTGCTGTTGGGTGTCTTTTTAATCTGCGTTATTTTGGATTGCGCGATTCAAAGGTGAAGATCCTCCCAAAGTCTATCGAGAAGCTCTCCAACTTGTTGACATTGGATATTTTCAACAATATGATACAAGAATTGCCTCATGGGATTGTCAAGCTGAAGAACTTAAGGCACTTACTTGTTGAGAGAATTGTAGATCCGTCACATCGAGCTTTTATATGTCGCCATGGTATGCGCATCCAGAAGGGTCTATCAAATTTGACTAATTTGCAGACGCTGAATACAATTGAAGCACGAGAAGATTCTATTAAAGAGCTGGGGGAGCTGAAGCAACTAAGGAGCTTGAGGATAAGTAACCTGAAGGAAACCCACTGTGCGCTTTTTTGCAAGTCCCTCTTGAAGATGCAACTCTTGAATCAATTACATATTACCATGAGTGACAAGGATGGAATTCTTCAGTTGAATGAGCTGAAAACCCCACCCCTCAACCTTCAGAAACTCATTCTAAGAGGGAGATTGGCAGAAGAGACATTTCAGTCTCCTCTTTTccagaaaggaggaaagaagcTATGTGGACTATATCTTGTTTGGTCGTGTCTGCCAGAAGATCCCCTCCCATCCATCTCAGGATTGGATAACCTGACAGAGCTGCATCTTACAGAAGCATTCGTCGGGAAAAAATTAACATTCAATAAGGGATGGTTCCCCAATTTGAAGTCTCTGAAACTGCGTGACTTGCCTTCTCTAAATAAGCTAAAGATAAAGAAAGGTGCCATGGCAAGCCTCCATATTTTGCAGCTAGTGAACCTGAGAAAATTGAAGGATGTTCCAGCTGGCCTTGAGTTTCTTACAACCCTCCAAAGTCTAAGTTTTCTCCATATCACTGAAGAGTTCCTTGTGTTGCTGAATGAATATTCTGGGATTAAGGAGATCCCGGTGTGGTATTCTATAGAAGATCAGCCTGTGACAAGGAAATGTAAGTCACTCATCAACTAG
- the LOC109769301 gene encoding disease resistance protein RPM1-like isoform X2: protein MAEGVILLAVTKIGTALGNEVINKAGPLFRNFKAQVGELQGGMSRISCELRLMHEFLCTMDIRNRKDQVYGIWMEEVQKVAHRIEDIVDEYLFLVGQRHDIGWRFYLMKGFKQPEALLSLNRIVSLIKEAEASLLHLFQAKDRWVPMANNGPADNSGYIVERSQHLASTSHSISDEDLVGVEKNKKDLLEWLTVTDNEMEGSTVVLYGMGGLGKTALAANVYKQQRENYDCHAWVSVSQTYSPIDLLWKLFKELHRDGETAPTEINTMDLIYIKGKLSKFLEQKKYLIVLDDVWKQEAFNDLLGGLAPNTKGSRIVITTRNDDIAKLASEGRALKSECLPYDESRLLFCKKAFRMDDCPAELEVHTKEIVDKCNGLPLAIVSVGSLLFVREKNPTEWKRIHDQLGWELAHNPGLDDVRNTLYLSFIYLPTYLKSCFLYCALFPEDCTFHRKVLIRLWIAEGFIEERGHSTLEEVAEGYLNELVHRNMLQPLECNSFGRIRSFKMHDIVRELAIDLSQKGSFGLAYEYGNHGILDTNTRRLVVSKCSTDILSHLQLPRLRSCIIFDKAMPSSRILDSVADKSKYIVVLELRGLSSIEQVPSAVGCLFNLRYFGLRDSKVKILPKSIEKLSNLLTLDIFNNMIQELPHGIVKLKNLRHLLVERIVDPSHRAFICRHGMRIQKGLSNLTNLQTLNTIEAREDSIKELGELKQLRSLRISNLKETHCALFCKSLLKMQLLNQLHITMSDKDGILQLNELKTPPLNLQKLILRGRLAEETFQSPLFQKGGKKLCGLYLVWSCLPEDPLPSISGLDNLTELHLTEAFVGKKLTFNKGWFPNLKSLKLRDLPSLNKLKIKKGAMASLHILQLVNLRKLKDVPAGLEFLTTLQSLSFLHITEEFLVLLNEYSGIKEIPVWYSIEDQPVTRK, encoded by the exons ATGGCAGAGGGGGTGATTCTTTTAGCGGTGACGAAGATTGGCACTGCTCTGGGAAATGAAGTGATAAACAAAGCTGGTCCGCTGTTCAGAAACTTCAAAGCACAGGTAGGAGAACTCCAAGGTGGAATGAGCCGTATAAGTTGCGAGCTCAGGCTGATGCATGAGTTTCTTTGTACGATGGATATACGCAATCGGAAGGACCAAGTATATGGAATTTGGATGGAGGAAGTGCAGAAAGTAGCACACCGGATTGAGGACATAGTAGATGAGTATCTATTCCTGGTAGGGCAGAGACATGACATTGGATGGAGGTTTTATCTGATGAAAGGATTCAAGCAACCAGAAGCTTTGCTTTCTTTAAACCGGATAGTCTCTCTGATAAAGGAAGCAGAGGCCAGTCTTCTGCACCTCTTCCAAGCAAAAGACCGATGGGTTCCAATGGCAAACAACGGCCCTGCTGATAACTCTGGCTATATTGTTGAGAGGTCCCAACATCTTGCAAGCACTTCTCATTCTATTagtgatgaagatcttgtgggggttgagaaaaacaaaaaaGACCTACTGGAGTGGCTAACAGTAACAGATAATGAGATGGAAGGCTCTACAGTAGTACTGTATGGCATGGGAGGCCTTGGCAAAACTGCTCTAGCTGCAAATGTGTATAAACAGCAGAGAGAAAACTATGACTGTCATGCATGGGTATCTGTCTCACAAACATATTCGCCAATAGATCTCTTGTGGAAACTATTTAAGGAACTTCATCGTGATGGGGAAACTGCTCCGACCGAGATCAATACAATGGACTTGATCTATATAAAAGGTAAACTCAGCAAGTTTCTAGAGCAAAAGAAATACCTGATTGTGCTGGACGATGTCTGGAAACAGGAAGCATTCAATGATTTGCTAGGAGGACTTGCCCCAAATACTAAAGGAAGCAGAATAGTCATTACGACGCGCAATGACGATATAGCTAAGCTGGCGTCCGAAGGACGTGCACTAAAAAGTGAATGCTTGCCATATGATGAGTCAAGGTTACTCTTCTGTAAAAAAGCTTTTCGGATGGATGATTGCCCTGCCGAGCTGGAGGTCCACACAAAGGAGATAGTGGATAAATGTAATGGTTTGCCCCTTGCTATTGTCTCGGTTGGAAGTCTCTTGTTTGTGCGCGAGAAGAATCCAACAGAATGGAAACGAATCCATGACCAGCTAGGTTGGGAGCTAGCGCATAACCCAGGGCTTGATGATGTGAGGAATACTTTGtatttgagcttcatataccttCCTACATACCTGAAGAGTTGTTTTCTGTACTGTGCCTTGTTTCCAGAGGACTGCACTTTTCACAGGAAGGTGCTCATCAGACTATGGATTGCAGAGGGGTTCATTGAGGAAAGGGGTCATAGTACATTGGAAGAAGTTGCAGAAGGCTATTTGAACGAGCTTGTCCACAGAAATATGCTGCAGCCTCTGGAATGCAACTCATTTGGCAGAATAAGATCTTTCAAAATGCATGACATTGTTCGTGAGTTGGCAATTGATTTATCCCAGAAAGGAAGTTTTGGTCTTGCATATGAGTATGGGAATCATGGTATCCTGGACACAAACACTCGTCGCTTGGTTGTATCTAAATGCAGCACTGATATTTTGTCACATTTACAGCTACCTCGTCTTAGATCTTGCATCATATTTGATAAGGCCATGCCATCATCCAGAATACTTGATTCTGTAGCAGATAAGTCTAAGTACATTGTAGTCCTGGAACTACGTGGCTTGTCGTCCATTGAGCAAGTACCAAGTGCTGTTGGGTGTCTTTTTAATCTGCGTTATTTTGGATTGCGCGATTCAAAGGTGAAGATCCTCCCAAAGTCTATCGAGAAGCTCTCCAACTTGTTGACATTGGATATTTTCAACAATATGATACAAGAATTGCCTCATGGGATTGTCAAGCTGAAGAACTTAAGGCACTTACTTGTTGAGAGAATTGTAGATCCGTCACATCGAGCTTTTATATGTCGCCATGGTATGCGCATCCAGAAGGGTCTATCAAATTTGACTAATTTGCAGACGCTGAATACAATTGAAGCACGAGAAGATTCTATTAAAGAGCTGGGGGAGCTGAAGCAACTAAGGAGCTTGAGGATAAGTAACCTGAAGGAAACCCACTGTGCGCTTTTTTGCAAGTCCCTCTTGAAGATGCAACTCTTGAATCAATTACATATTACCATGAGTGACAAGGATGGAATTCTTCAGTTGAATGAGCTGAAAACCCCACCCCTCAACCTTCAGAAACTCATTCTAAGAGGGAGATTGGCAGAAGAGACATTTCAGTCTCCTCTTTTccagaaaggaggaaagaagcTATGTGGACTATATCTTGTTTGGTCGTGTCTGCCAGAAGATCCCCTCCCATCCATCTCAGGATTGGATAACCTGACAGAGCTGCATCTTACAGAAGCATTCGTCGGGAAAAAATTAACATTCAATAAGGGATGGTTCCCCAATTTGAAGTCTCTGAAACTGCGTGACTTGCCTTCTCTAAATAAGCTAAAGATAAAGAAAGGTGCCATGGCAAGCCTCCATATTTTGCAGCTAGTGAACCTGAGAAAATTGAAGGATGTTCCAGCTGGCCTTGAGTTTCTTACAACCCTCCAAAGTCTAAGTTTTCTCCATATCACTGAAGAGTTCCTTGTGTTGCTGAATGAATATTCTGGGATTAAGGAGATCCCGGTGTGGTATTCTATAGAAGATCAGCCTGTGACAAGGAAAT GA